The following are encoded together in the Kribbella sp. CA-293567 genome:
- a CDS encoding aminotransferase class V-fold PLP-dependent enzyme, which yields MTSIRLAQQEFAPAGIYLNTATFGLPPRASWNALQHALTGWQAGTVSAVGYDEPLGRARAAYAELAGVAPELIAVGSQVSVFAGIVAAALPTDCDILIAEGEFTSLTFPFYAHGHRIREVPLERLADEVRADTALVAVSAVQSSDGRVADLAALRATGVRVLLDTTQAIGWLPIDASQYAFTIAGGYKWLLAPRGTAFFTVQPDLIDTLTPINANWYAGASPWTSIYGSPLRLAEDARRFNVSPVWHSWVAAAPALELLRDVGVDAIHAHNTRLAADFRSAVGLAPYSSAIVSAEADEKVPALMEQAGIVAAVRAGRLRLAFHLSTTADDVARAADVLAGHLRD from the coding sequence ATGACGAGTATCCGACTGGCCCAGCAGGAGTTCGCCCCAGCGGGCATCTACCTGAACACCGCGACCTTCGGCCTGCCGCCACGGGCGAGCTGGAACGCCTTGCAGCATGCGCTGACCGGGTGGCAGGCAGGAACCGTCAGCGCGGTCGGCTACGACGAACCCCTCGGCCGGGCGCGGGCGGCGTACGCCGAACTGGCCGGGGTCGCGCCGGAGCTGATCGCGGTCGGCAGCCAGGTCTCGGTGTTCGCCGGAATTGTCGCCGCCGCGCTGCCCACCGATTGCGACATCCTGATCGCGGAGGGTGAATTCACCAGCCTGACTTTTCCGTTCTACGCCCACGGCCACCGAATTCGGGAAGTGCCGTTGGAACGGCTCGCCGACGAGGTGCGCGCGGACACGGCTCTGGTCGCGGTCTCGGCGGTGCAGTCCTCGGACGGGCGGGTGGCTGACCTCGCGGCGCTGCGGGCGACCGGCGTACGGGTGCTGCTCGACACCACTCAGGCGATCGGCTGGCTGCCGATCGATGCTTCGCAGTACGCGTTCACCATCGCCGGCGGGTACAAGTGGCTGCTCGCGCCCCGCGGCACCGCCTTCTTCACCGTGCAGCCCGACCTCATCGACACGCTGACCCCGATCAACGCCAACTGGTACGCCGGTGCGTCACCCTGGACCAGCATCTACGGCTCTCCCCTGCGGCTGGCCGAGGACGCGCGCCGCTTCAACGTCTCGCCGGTCTGGCACTCCTGGGTGGCCGCCGCGCCGGCCCTCGAACTGCTCCGCGACGTCGGCGTCGACGCGATCCACGCCCACAACACCCGACTCGCTGCCGACTTCCGCTCCGCCGTCGGCCTGGCGCCGTACTCGTCGGCGATCGTGTCCGCCGAGGCCGACGAGAAGGTCCCGGCGCTGATGGAGCAGGCGGGCATCGTCGCGGCGGTCCGGGCCGGCCGGCTCCGGCTCGCGTTCCATCTCAGCACCACTGCCGATGATGTGGCCCGCGCGGCCGACGTACTGGCCGGGCATCTTCGCGACTGA